A DNA window from Anas platyrhynchos isolate ZD024472 breed Pekin duck chromosome 33, IASCAAS_PekinDuck_T2T, whole genome shotgun sequence contains the following coding sequences:
- the LOC140000160 gene encoding latent-transforming growth factor beta-binding protein 4-like, with amino-acid sequence MGMGTLGWGWGHGDGDIGVGTWGWHREHGEVAEDVGLGTWWGHGGGPGDPGGDMGTWGGTWGHGGGPGAPRPPRPVQCSSPLPGLRTQDVCCRGAGVAWGVHECQPCDADPRKAAGFFLGLWGWGGFCGVCGGLTLSPPPPPPFAANPPAVGQHPCPKGFRRANGSCVDVDECQEGGFCKNGLCTNTRGSFACLCHEGFILDSSRSSCISHQVISEAQGPCYRVLREGRCALPTLRNITRQICCCSRVGKAWGPACQRCPPFGSEGFKEICPAGPGYHYSASDLHYNTRYLGQDLPRVPLGRPRVPSPAGTAAPRWRPGRPPPSRSPPVPEVPPRVPKVPQRVPEVPPRVPHVPPRVPEVPPRDPEVPPRVPEVPPRVPHVPPRVPEVPQRIPEVPPRVPEVSPRVPHVPPRVPKVPQRVPEVPPRVPHVPPRVPEVPQRIPEVPQRVPEAPQRVPEVPPDVPEVPQRVPEVPPRIPEVPPPAPEVVIVPRPTLGLLGPLPTPPGPEGPAPAAGSVCERNPRICGPGRCVPRQGGYTCLCHPGFWLSTQGTHCIDVDECRRSPRPCAPGRCENTVGSFRCVCGPGYWPGPGGTDCQDVDECAQSPSPCAQSRCENLPGGYRCVCPAGYQASTPTGQCQDIDECENHLACPGQECANTPGSFQCRPCRDGFELHHGRCADVDECATGSPCGPHGRCSNTEGSFHCQCRRGYRVGAGGAPCADVNECLEGDFCFPHGECLNTEGSYSCLCAQGYASTPEGTACVDVDECQRGDVCRGGRCANTDGAFECHCPAGFRTDAERAQCHDVDECQEHGAELCGAERCENLPGSYRCVPACQHGYRPRDGGGCEDVDECQEHGAELCGAERCENLPGSYRCVPPCQPGYRPRDGGGCEDEDECAEGGSRCGPHAACHNLPGSFQCACHQGYEAARHGHHCQDVDECATLPGVCGAARCENVDGSFLCLCPDGGHEFDPVTGTCGGPPPATPLLRPPPEPWKPPRAWRRASAPPAGCWRPTSAGSSAAAAWGAPGGSAAPPRGRAPRLEPPSTEPSAPTGPARPRGPRAQQQMWTSAGCSRRSCAGGGSASTPPPASAATAPAATTTSRSTCSAWITTSARTRTRSRASGAAASTRWAPTSAPAPPPWCWTAPSAAASPTTPAPWVRPPPVTPPVSPSPPPCRPVPTCPHIPALCPRGPPSPCPGTVP; translated from the exons atggggatggggacattgggatggggatggggacatggggatggggacattggggtggggacatggggatggcaccgtgagcacggggaggtggccgaggatgtggggctggggacgtggtggggacacggagggggacctggggatccaggtggggacatggggacgtggggggggacatggggacacggggggggtcccggcgccccccgacccccccgccccgtgcagTGCAGCTCGCCCCTGCCCGGTCTGCGCACCCAGGACGTCTGCTGCCGGGGGGCCGGCGTGGCCTGGGGGGTGCACGAGTGCCAGCCCTGCGACGCCGACCCCCGTAAGGCagcggggttttttttggggttatggggttggggggggttctgcggtgtgtgtggggggctcactttgtccccccctcccccccccccatttgcagCGAAcccccccgccgtggggcagcacccctgccccaaaggTTTCCGCCGCGCCAACGGCTCCTGCGTGG atgtggaTGAGTGCCAGGAGGGGGGGTTCTGCAAGAACGGGCTCTGCACCAACACCCGGGGCAGCTTCGCCTGCCTCTGCCACGAGGGCTTCATCCTGGACTCGTCCCGGAGCAGCTGCATCT cccaccaggtGATCTCGGAGGCGCAGGGGCCGTGTTAccgggtgctgcgggaggggcGCTGCGCGCTGCCCACCCTGCGCAACATCACCcgccagatctgctgctgcagccgcgtgggcaaggcctgggggccggcgtgccagcgctgcccccccttcGGCTCCG AGGGGTTCAAGGAGAtctgccccgccggccccggctaCCACTACTCGGCCTCCGACCTGCACTACAACACCCGCTACCTGGGCCAGgacctgccccgtgtccccctggggcgtccccgtgtcccctccccagctgggaccgCCGCCC ctcgctGGCGCCCCGGTcggccgccccccagcaggtcaccgcctgtccccgaggtgccaccgcgggtccccaaggtgccacaacgcgtccccgaggtgccaccacgcgTCCCACACGTGCCAccgcgtgtccccgaggtgccaccacgggACCCCGAGGtaccaccacgtgtccccgaggtgccaccacgcgTCCCACACgtgccaccacgtgtccccgaggtgccacaacgcatCCCCGAGGtaccaccacgtgtccccgaggtgtcacCACGCGTCCCACACGTGCCACCACgggtccccaaggtgccacaacgcgtccccgaggtgccaccacgcgTCCCACACgtgccaccacgtgtccccgaggtgccacaacgcatCCCCGAG GTTCCACAGCGGGTCCCTGAGGCGCCacaacgtgtccccgaggtgccaccagacgtccccgaggtgccacaacgcgtccccgaggtgccaccgcgcatccccgaggtgccaccaccagcccccgagGTTGTCATCGTGCCTcgacccaccctggggctgctgggacccctccccacgccacccggcccggagggtccggcaccag CCGCCGGCAGCGTGTGCGAGCGGAACCCGCGGATCTgcggccccgggcgctgcgTCCCGCGCCAGGGCGGCTAcacctgcctgtgccaccccggcttctggctcagcacccagggcacccaCTGCATCG acgtggacgagtgccggcgcagcccccggccctgcgccCCCGGCCGCTGCGAGAACACGGTGGGGAGCTTCCGCTGCGTCTGCGGCCCCGGCTActggcccggccccggcggcaccgactgccaag atgtggatgaatgcgcccagagcccctcgccctgcgcccagagccgctgcgagaacttgcccggTGGCTACCGCTGCGTCTGCCCGGCCGGCTACCAGGCCAGCACGCCCACGGGACAGTGCCAGG ACATCGACGAGTGCGAGAACCACCTGGCCTGCCCCGGCCAGGAGTGCGCCAACACGCcgggctccttccagtgccGGCCGTGCCGCGACGGCTTCGAGCTGCACCATGGGCGCTGCGCAG acgtggacgagtgcgccaCGGGCTCGCCCTGCGGTCCCCACGGCCGCTGCAgtaacaccgagggctccttcCACTGCCAGTGCCGGCGCGGATACCGGGTGGGTGCCGGCGGCGCGCCATGCGCGG ATGTCAACGAGTGCCTGGAGGGCGACTTCTGCTTCCCCCACGGCGAGTGCCtcaacaccgagggctcctacagctgcctctgcgccCAGGGCTATGCCAGCACCCCCGAGGGCACCGCATGCGTTG acgtggacgagtgccagcgCGGGGACGTGtgccggggcggccgctgcgccAACACCGACGGCGCCTTCGAGTGCCACTGCCCCGCCGGCTTCCGCACCGACGCCGAGCGGGCCCAGTGCcacg atgtggacgagtgccaggagcacggggccgagttgtgtggggctgagcgctgcgagaacttgcccggatcctaccgctgcgtgcccGCCTGCCAGCACggctaccggccccgggacggcggggggtgtgagg atgtggacgagtgccaggagcatggggccgagttgtgtggggcCGAGCGCTGCGAGAACCtgcccggatcctaccgctgcgtgcccccctgccagcccggctaccggccccgggacggcggggggtgtgagg ACGAGGACGAGTGcgccgagggggggtcccgctgcggCCCCCACGCCGCCTGCCACAacctccccggctccttccagtgcgcctgccaccagggctacgaggccgcccggcacggccaccactgccagg acgtggacgagtgcgcgaCGCTGCCGGGGGTGTGCGGGGCGGCGCGCTGCGAGAACGTGGacggctccttcctctgcctctgccccgacGGGGGGCACGAGTTCGATCCGGTGACGGGGACGtgcgggggaccccccccagcgacCCCACTcctccggccccccccggagccgtggAAGCCCCCCCGGGCTTGGCGGCGTGCTTCAGCCCCGCCTGCGGGGTGCTGGCGCCCAACGTCAgccggcagcagtgctgctgcagcgtggggggcgcctggggggtccgctgcccccccccgaggccgtgccccacgcctggaaccg ccgagcaccgagccctctgcccccacggGACCGGCCAGACCACggggccccagggctcagcagcag atgtggacgagtgccgggTGTTCGCGCCgcagctgtgccgggggggggtctgcaTCAACGCCGCCCCcggcttcagctgctactgCCCCAGCGGCTACTACTACGAGCAGGAGCACCTGCAGTGCGTgg ataacgACGAGTGCCAGGACGAGGACGCGGAGCCGTGCATCGGGGGCCGCTGCGTCAACACGGTGGGCTCCTACTTCtgctcctgcgccccccccctggTGCTGGACGGCTCCCAGCGCCGCTGCGTCACCAACGACACCCGCGCCATGGGTGAGGCcaccccctgtcaccccccccgtgtcaccgtcaccccccccgtgtcgccctgtccccacgtgtccccatatccctgccctatgtccccgtggccccccatccccgtgtcccggcactgtcccctga
- the LOC140000113 gene encoding protein YIF1B-like isoform X1, with the protein MEPPGAAAGLAPKRRGPGPAPPRMAEPRPLFDDTSGGAAPPPHGPARAYGAPPAAPPASSASRLPPPAAAFLAEPVSSLAAAYGSSLASQGRDIVDRNHSLHHGLEEADGVLPHLAGRLAGRRTGGISALAWPM; encoded by the exons ATGGAGcccccgggagcggcggcggggctcg cccccaagcgccgcggcccgggcccggcccctccgcggATGGCGGAGCCGCGGCCGCTCTTCGACGAcaccagcggcggggccgccccccccccccacggcccggcccgggcctacggggcccccccggcggcccccccggcgtcCTCCGcatcccgcctgcccccccccgccgccgccttcctGGCCGAGCCCGTGTCCAGCCTGGCCGCCGCCTAcggcagcagcttggccagccagGGCCGGGACATCGTGGACCGGAAC cacagcctccaccacggcttggaagaggcagatggagtgctcccgcacctggctggacgcctggcagggaggaggacaggaggaatttcagcattagcgtggccgatgtga
- the LOC140000113 gene encoding protein YIF1B-like isoform X3 has protein sequence MEPPGAAAGLAPKRRGPGPAPPRMAEPRPLFDDTSGGAAPPPHGPARAYGAPPAAPPASSASRLPPPAAAFLAEPVSSLAAAYGSSLASQGRDIVDRNCCRHGVAEGERERSLLDAVPRGL, from the exons ATGGAGcccccgggagcggcggcggggctcg cccccaagcgccgcggcccgggcccggcccctccgcggATGGCGGAGCCGCGGCCGCTCTTCGACGAcaccagcggcggggccgccccccccccccacggcccggcccgggcctacggggcccccccggcggcccccccggcgtcCTCCGcatcccgcctgcccccccccgccgccgccttcctGGCCGAGCCCGTGTCCAGCCTGGCCGCCGCCTAcggcagcagcttggccagccagGGCCGGGACATCGTGGACCGGAAC TGCTGTCGGCACggtgttgctgaaggagagagagagaggagcctgttggacgcagtgcctcgaggcttatga
- the LOC113842281 gene encoding potassium channel subfamily K member 6-like, translated as MATMSPWPPCPQDDHVPISTMSPWPPRPQGHTVAQGGLLLLGTLGLWVLEGGARTLGTPPGTLNASRTPRWDLASAFFFSTTLLTTVGYGPVAPLSPGGKAFCLAYAALGVPFTVLTLAVVARWLSVPVTRWPRRYLRTRWGWSPRGAAGLHLGLLAGAVAGGFVLLPAAALWALGGSGSFLDAVFFCGMAVTTVGLGDAAGAPEGQPPRHLYRVALAAYLLLGVTAALLLLAAFQQLLELHGVSAALRPPPDPPEEDGGLLDEGGQ; from the exons atggccaccatgtctccgtggccaccatgtccccaggatgaccatgtccccatatccaccatgtccccatggccaccacgtccccaaggccacacggtggcccagggggggctgctgctgctgggcaccctggggctctgggtgctggaggggggggcgcggaccctcgggaccccccccgggaccctcaACGCCTCCAGGACCCCGCGGTGGGACCTGGCCTccgccttcttcttctccaccaccCTGCTCACCACTGTGG gctacgGCCCCGTGGCCCCCCTGTCCCCGGGGGGCAAAGCCTTCTGCTTGGCCTACGCGGCGCTGGGCGTCCCCTTCACGGTGTTGACGTTGGCGGTGGTGGCCCGGTGGCTTTCGGTGCCGGTCACCCGGTGGCCCCGGCGCTACCTGAGGACGCGGTGGGGttggagcccccggggggccgccgggctccatttggggctgctggcgggggcggtggcggggggcttcgtgctgctgcctgccgccgccctgtgggccctggggggctccgggagctTCTTGGACGCCGTCTTCTTCTGCGGCATGGCCGTCaccaccgtggggctgggggacgcggcgggggcaccggaggggcagcccccgcgccaCCTCTACCGGGTGGCCTTGGCCG cctacctgctgctgggggtgacggcggcgctgctgctgctggcggccttccagcagctgctggagctgcacggggtcagcgccgcgctgcgcccccccccggacccccccgaggaggacggggggctgctggacgaGGGGGGGCAATAA